Proteins encoded by one window of Collimonas fungivorans:
- a CDS encoding D-alanine--D-alanine ligase family protein: MSKEFIAIITGGDSSEREIALQTAESVAQSLEQKNINYEILDVSSYRHFINLPLSGYTRVFLALHGGFGENGMAQAHLKGLGIPHNGPSPQSSAICMDKLLTKHVAKGLGIRVPDYLYFPDGKTAFFETAKERFGRRFIVKPNGEGCSIGVSLVQGGVEEFEKAVEVASSFGRGLLIEEFISGQELSVCYFYHGMLPTLAVGYTTDFFSFEAKYESDETQSWFINLDDNIRQKIERDGSTFAKALGLDYYRADVIVSNEHPYLIEVNTLPGLTSHSLFPKACRETGVNFDEMVLMLNNLKSICAVPDTAMREDLAATRPNEQHSE; the protein is encoded by the coding sequence GTGTCTAAAGAATTCATCGCCATCATCACAGGTGGGGACTCGTCGGAACGAGAAATCGCGTTGCAAACTGCGGAATCCGTTGCGCAATCCCTCGAGCAGAAGAATATTAATTATGAGATTTTGGATGTCTCCAGCTATCGCCACTTCATTAACCTTCCGTTAAGCGGTTATACAAGAGTGTTTCTCGCGCTGCATGGTGGTTTCGGAGAAAACGGCATGGCACAAGCCCATCTCAAAGGGCTCGGCATCCCTCATAACGGCCCGTCACCGCAGTCAAGCGCCATCTGCATGGATAAACTATTAACCAAGCATGTCGCCAAGGGGTTGGGGATACGAGTCCCAGATTATCTTTATTTCCCGGACGGTAAGACCGCCTTTTTCGAGACTGCCAAGGAGCGTTTTGGGCGTCGCTTTATTGTCAAACCGAATGGAGAAGGTTGCAGCATCGGCGTTTCGCTGGTTCAAGGCGGTGTGGAGGAGTTCGAAAAAGCAGTGGAGGTAGCCTCATCCTTTGGCCGTGGTTTACTGATTGAGGAATTCATTAGCGGTCAGGAACTGTCGGTCTGTTATTTTTACCATGGCATGCTGCCTACGCTCGCTGTGGGCTACACAACGGATTTTTTCTCTTTCGAAGCAAAATATGAATCTGACGAGACACAATCGTGGTTCATCAATTTAGATGACAACATACGACAGAAAATAGAAAGAGACGGCTCAACTTTCGCAAAGGCACTTGGGCTGGATTATTATCGAGCGGATGTCATCGTCAGCAATGAGCACCCCTACCTCATCGAAGTCAATACCCTTCCAGGGCTAACCTCACACAGTCTTTTCCCCAAAGCATGCAGAGAAACAGGGGTCAATTTTGATGAAATGGTTTTGATGTTGAATAATCTCAAATCTATTTGTGCTGTGCCGGATACAGCAATGCGAGAAGATCTCGCAGCTACTCGACCTAATGAACAGCATTCTGAGTAG